The window caccacaaacacaaattgagatgcatgagtatttgataaacactctgtgaggcaatcctcccatctactgggctatacacacaagcaataagatctctacatgccacatacaacaaacaatacaaacaaaccaggcaatatgcAAAGCAATCACGTCATCGTCGTAACTGaggaagggtgtcgaccgacaccaagtggtgtcgaccgacactaacacGTGCTCGACAAAACCCGAAACcctagtggtgtcgaccgacacctctacatggtgtcgatcgacactcgctaaagttgtcgagccgtcctcgcgttggtgtcgaccgacaccNNNNNNNNNNNNNNNNNNNNNNNNNNNNNNNNNNNNNNNNNNNNNNNNNNNNNNNNNNNNNNNNNNNNNNNNNNNNNNNNNNNNNNNNNNNNNNNNNNNNNNNNNNNNNNNNNNNNNNNNNNNNNNNNNNNNNNNNNNNNNNNNNNNNNNNNNNNNNNNNNNNNNNNNNNNNNNNNNNNNNNNNNNNNNNNNNNNNNNNNNNNNNNNNNNNNNNNNNNNNNNNNNNNNNNNNNNNNNNNNNNNNNNNNNNNNNNNNNNNNNNNNNNNNNNNNNNNNNNNNNNNNNNNNNNNNNNNNNNNNNNNNNNNNNNNNNNNNNNNNNNNNNNNNNNNNNNNNNNNNNNNNNNNNNNNNNNNNNNNNNNNNNNNNNNNNNNNNNNNNNNNNNNNNNNNNNNNNNNNNNNNNNNNNNNNNNNNNNNNNNNNNNNNNNNNNNNNNNNNNNNNNNNNNNNNNNNNNNNNNNNNNNNNNNNNNNNNNNNNNNNNNNNNNNNNNNNNNNNNNNNNNNNNNNNNNNNNNNNNNNNNNNNNNNNNNNNNNNNNNNNNNNNNNNNNNNNNNNNNNNNNNNNNNNNNNNNNNNNNNNNNNNNNNNNNNNNNNNNNNNNNNNNNNNNNNNNNNNNNNNNNNNNNNNNNNNNNNNNNNNNNNNNNNNNNNNNNNNNNNNNNNNNNNNNNNNNNNNNNNNNNNNNNNNNNNNNNNNNNNNNNNNNNNNNNNNNNNNNNNNNNNNNNNNNNNNNNNNNNNNNNNNNNNNNNNNNNNNNNNNNNNNNNNNNNNNNNNNNNNNNNNNNNNNNNNNNNNNNNNNNNNNNNNNNNNNNNNNNNNNNNNNNNNNNNNNNNNNNNNNNNNNNNNNNNNNNNNNNNNNNNNNNNNNNNNNNNNNNNNNNNNNNNNNNNNNNNNNNNNNNNNNNNNNNNNNNNNNNNNNNNNNNNNNNNNNNNNNNNNNNNNNNNNNNNNNNNNNNNNNNNNNNNNNNNNNNNNNNNNNNNNNNNNNNNNNNNNNNNNNNNNNNNNNNNNNNNNNNNNNNNNNNNNNNNNNNNNNNNNNNNNNNNNNNNNNNNNNNNNNNNNNNNNNNNNNNNNNNNNNNNNNNNNNNNNNNNNNNNNNNNNNNNNNNNNNNNNNNNNNNNNNNNNNNNNNNNNNNNNNNNNNNNNNNNNNNNNNNNNNNNNNNNNNNNNNNNNNNNNNNNNNNNNNNNNNNNNNNNNNNNNNNNNNNNNNNNNNNNNNNNNNNNNNNNNNNNNNNNNNNNNNNNNNNNNNNNNNNNNNNNNNNNNNNNNNNNNNNNNNNNNNNNNNNNNNNNNNNNNNNNNNNNNNNNNNNNNNNNNNNNNNNNNNNNNNNNNNNNNNNNNNNNNNNNNNNNNNNNNNNNNNNNNNNNNNNNNNNNNNNNNNNNNNNNNNNNNNNNNNNNNNNNNNNNNNNNNNNNNNNNNNNNNNNNNNNNNNNNNNNNNNNNNNNNNNNNNNNNNNNNNNNNNNNNNNNNNNNNNNNNNNNNNNNNNNNNNNNNNNNNNNNNNNNNNNNNNNNNNNNNNNNNNNNNNNNNNNNNNNNNNNNNNNNNNNNNNNNNNNNNNNNNNNNNNNNNNNNNNNNNNNNNNNNNNNNNNNNNNNNNNNNNNNNNNNNNNNNNNNNNNNNNNNNNNNNNNNNNNNNNNNNNNNNNNNNNNNNNNNNNNNNNNNNNNNNNNNNNNNNNNNNNNNNNNNNNNNNNNNNNNNNNNNNNNNNNNNNNNNNNNNNNNNNNNNNNNNNNNNNNNNNNNNNNNNNNNNNNNNNNNNNNNNNNNNNNNNNNNNNNNNNNNNNNNNNNNNNNNNNNNNNNNNNNNNNNNNNNNNNNNNNNNNNNNNNNNNNNNNNNNNNNNNNNNNNNNNNNNNNNNNNNNNNNNNNNNNNNNNNNNNNNNNNNNNNNNNNNNNNNNNNNNNNNNNNNNNNNNNNNNNNNNNNNNNNNNNNNNNNNNNNNNNNNNNNNNNNNNNNNNNNNNNNNNNNNNNNNNNNNNNNNNNNNNNNNNNNNNNNNNNNNNNNNNNNNNNNNNNNNNNNNNNNNNNNNNNNNNNNNNNNNNNNNNNNNNNNNNNNNNNNNNNNNNNNNNNNNNNNNNNNNNNNNNNNNNNNNNNNNNNNNNNNNNNNNNNNNNNNNNNNNNNNNNNNNNNNNNNNNNNNNNNNNNNNNNNNNNNNNNNNNNNNNNNNNNNNNNNNNNNNNNNNNNNNNNNNNNNNNNNNNNNNNNNNNNNNNNNNNNNNNNNNNNNNNNNNNNNNNNNNNNNNNNNNNNNNNNNNNNNNNNNNNNNNNNNNNNNNNNNNNNNNNNNNNNNNNNNNNNNNNNNNNNNNNNNNNNNNNNNNNNNNNNNNNNNNNNNNNNNNNNNNNNNNNNNNNNNNNNNNNNNNNNNNNNNNNNNNNNNNNNNNNNNNNNNNNNNNNNNNNNNNNNNNNNNNNNNNNNNNNNNNNNNNNNNNNNNNNNNNNNNNNNNNNNNNNNNNNNNNNNNNNNNNNNNNNNNNNNNNNNNNNNNNNNNNNNNNNNNNNNNNNNNNNNNNNNNNNNNNNNNNNNNNNNNNNNNNNNNNNNNNNNNNNNNNNNNNNNNNNNNNNNNNNNNNNNNNNNNNNNNNNNNNNNNNNNNNNNNNNNNNNNNNNNNNNNNNNNNNNNNNNNNNNNNNNNNNNNNNNNNNNNNNNNNNNNNNNNNNNNNNNNNNNNNNNNNNNNNNNNNNNNNNNNNNNNNNNNNNNNNNNNNNNNNNNNNNNNNNNNNNNNNNNNNNNNNccaaacaacaagaaacaaggaaccatcaacctagcaatgtttctaatgacccaactctagcaacctagcaatgccagacaacatccaatcgagtccctagaacatcctcctcttcattgccttgattccacgatcacactttgcccttacctgcaccacaaacacaaattgagatgcatgagtatttgataaacactctgtgaggcaatcctcccatctactgggctatacacacaagcaataagatctctacatgccacatacaacaaacaatacaaacaaaccaggcaatatgcAAAGCAATCACGTCATCGTCGTAACTGaggaagggtgtcgaccgacaccaagtggtgtcgaccgacactaacacGTGCTCGACAAAACCCGAAACcctagtggtgtcgaccgacacctctacatggtgtcgatcgacactcgctaaagttgtcgagccgtcctcgcgttggtgtcgaccgacaccccaactggtgtcgatcgacaccgatgccgagcatcgattCCCTTCGATCataaactccgaatctcgccttcAAGCTCCTCCAATCCGCTCCAAGCATTCCCAGAAGCAAAACCCAGCCACAACAGTCACGAAAAACCAAAGGAAACTCAACAGAAATAATCACATAagcacaaaatcacaaaaagctagagatcttagcttagataagctatggtcatgcactcacctctttgcaggaagtttctgaccaacaatgatgaatctcacactcccagcaagcttccccCACGTTcttagccttgaatcctcactccctcAGCAAGGTCTCACCCAAAATGCCTTGAAATCTCaccaaaactcacaaaaactcaagaacaaacttttctcttctttttctctctgattCAGCGGCGAGACAATAAtgaaacacgacctaggtcgtttttctCACTTAATAGTCTGGTTCTGTGgatttccttaaaccaaaccgtcCAAAATCGCCAATTGAATCCATCTGGTCGAACCATAAattaatggtgtcgatcgacacccacccccaaaacgtagagttttggttcgcgggtgttacagcatgtaattaattaggtacaaaacacaaataaatttagttaattagacccaaacaaaaacagaatacaAGTGTCAGATAAAGGACATTGCCAAATGTCATTCCCTTAGCAAAAGTCGAGAAAAacctcatattatataagatatataatatctttGTGGTTTGTTTCAGGACACGGTTGGTTTCATTTCCTCAATTGGTTCAATATGGTCAATTATAGGAACACTGTTGTACCAGCTGGTCCTAAAGGATCATCCGTTCCGTAGCATATTTATGTGGACTCAAATTCTCTTTGCTTTATCTGGAATGTTTGACCTCATTTTTCTGCTACGTCTCAACTTAAAATTCGGTTTACCGAATTATCTCTTCATAGTAGTGGACGGGATAGTTCATGAGATGATCGACAACCTCAAATGGATGTCGATAAATGTCCTCGCTAACAAACTTTTTCCTCACGGAATTGAAGGGACCTTCTTTGCGTTGCTAATGTCCATTGCAAATTTAGGTGCCATAACCTCAAACGGGCTAGGAGGCATATTGTTGCATGTCCTCAAGGTGACTCGGACTGAGTTTGGTAACCTTTGGCTTGCGGTTTTGGCTAGGAATGTGATGAGACTTTTGCCGctcttttttctgtttcttgtgCCCGAAGGAAATCCCGAAACGTTCACGCTACCgaatgagagagaagaaactggGAGTCAACCAGAAGATCAGATAAATGGGGAAGAACAGGAAGCGAGAGAGGTAGAAATGGCACCTCTTCTTCAGTCTGATGATAGAAGGATCACTCCGACCGAAGGCCGCTAGTGACCACCACCAAGTTTTAGCTTTTCTCTAGTTTAAATCATATCTATCTGAATCAAAGAAGTGGTGAGTGTCCATTTCACTACTCTGTCACCATCCTCTTACAATACATTTTTCCCCCATTGGCTATTCCGAGTTTTCTATATCTGTTTGGATTTCAGTTGGGTTATATCAGAAAATAGTCATTTGAAACTAATTGTATTATTACAAAAACTTGATTGGTAGGAAAGCAATCTATGTCCTATTTTTGCAATTTAGAATCCTTCACACTAAACTTATGTCCTATTTTGCAATCAAcaactaatattatttttaaagataattaaattataaattataaattacatattatgaaatcatttgaaagtaataaaatagtttaaaaatatgtgcaactaataaaactaaaattatttaaatgggagaaaaataataattaggtttaattacataaaaattaaacataaactgttagtaaaaaacacaaccatcaaaataaaaacttataataaaaaaaaatattatggaaaAGAGACGCAtctttgcaaaaaaaacattgtttaaagtattataaatataagatattttatgaaaaattatggtaaagagctacAACCATCATAACAATTATTAGTATTTATACTATTAGTAAATAactattatgacaaagtgatcctaactaaaaatattgaactaatggttgtaatgagtaaatgaatttttctaataaataattataattaataaaatataattaataatgattGAAAATgtatcaacaaaaaataaaattaaaatacacaactttttaaaataaaataaatgttgaatattaaaatagtttttttttacgaaagctacgataaatagacgcaaattatattttaagttgtattaaatttctatattgctataatcatttttaaaaattttagttatacagtaacattgaatattagatattaatagtcaaattatttagattcaacacaAAACggaaaatttatttgaaaaaataatgatttgttagttattgatgaagagacaaatatatagagagttcaaaaaatatgactatttaaatagacacacttgttagaacgaaaagttgtaatgaacaaatatgaataaaatatgttgaaaatATACAACTCTACAttgaacaaatacaactgtatgaattttaaataaaaaatatataaaaacaattttttagcaaaaaatacaacaaaaaattacaactgTTGCTCGCATTTATCATCTATCATCTATCAATGCCTCAATGTGGATATCGAGTGTCAAAACTCTTATCCTAATGTTTGTATCTCTCAGTCCTTAAAATGTGGGTTACAATGTTCAGTTCAATGTCACCACAATAAGCTGTGAAGATTTATTGAACTGAAGagcaataaataaaaacaagatgCTATTTCTTAAACATGAAAGTAACTGTTGATCCGATAGGAGACCTATAATCACGGTTACTTCCACTTCTAATCGGGTCGGAGTATCCCTGAAATCCCCATTTGCTAAATTGTATTTGCTTGATTAAACGTAACCCCGTCTCTTTAGCTAGAGCCTTGATACCCCCCTCGTCAAATGGGTAGATTGTCTTATGAGTGACATGAATCTCTCCATTTTCGTCTTTCACCATCTCTCTCGCACTCTCCATAAAACTTCTTAATACCTCATGGTGTTTCCTGTGAATTGTACACGCAAATGTTGAACAATATATTACCAAtaataaacagaaaaagaaaaagtgttgCAATTAGCAATGGACAAAACGAAGTCCTTTAGAATTTTAAGATAGTACCCCCATTCTCATGTAGCCAAATGCATTAAAAGTTAAacacaaaggaagaaaataaatgaagttaaagattaaaaaaaaaaaaacttaaattaaaaatgtcATGTAAAACTTTTCTACTTGATCTCCATGAAGATTTGAAAACACAGATCTTGTTGAGTTCTAGATCATATATTGAGATCATGATTCATATATAATCCTAATGTAGGAGCATTTGGATTGAATATTTTGTCCATCCCTATTTGCAATACGTACATACACATGGTGTAAAAAGCTCTTAATCTCACGACATAAACCTTACCCTGCACAGATGAAATGAAAGATGATTATGTCGTATCGACCTAGACGACAATCTGAGGACATGGAGTGTGCGTTAACACCGCGGACCACGGCGCACCCAAGTCTCTCCAACTCATCCACGTTCGCTTTTCCATTGTTGTAGTTACGCCCTAGCTCCTCTACcgcaaacatatatatgtaacatataaTCACAAGACTTGATAAAGATATTGTTGAATTTTCATGTGATGATGATTATATCTTATCTCAGATgataacaattaaaaacaaattttagagaATGATTGATGATTTTAGATTTACTCCTACCTCGAGTATCAAGAGATGTTGCAGTGATGTTGGTGGCAGAACCAAAGGCTTTGGCTagagacaaagaaaatgaaaaatctccTTCTCCGACCAAAAGTATTTGCTTATTGTTATACTGTCTTAACTTTTTAGATTCCTGATTATCCATTTCAACATCTACATATTTTCAATTTCACACCATGTCCTTATATACACATGTGAATGCATGAGTCAAGCGTATTTagtgttgtttatatgtttggttttgtaagttgtaacttgtCTTTTCGAACTATGTGATCATTTATGTACTTTGAAGAACACATGACATATCGTATGAAGAAGAGAgtcaaacttttttgttttggttcaaaagtcctttgtattttttattttactggTCAGTGCtattaaatactaatattaGTATCATCATACACATATACGAGGAAGTGACTTGCTCGTTTTACATTCTTTTTCTAGCTAGTGATGAAACTAAAAACTTTCTTGGTAAagattcatatttaaaaaataataatacacatgacaactcttttttttttcttgtagtagtaggattttttaaagttttttttttaatgaatgcaaaaccaattaaaaaaacctTGTTTACAAGTATGCATCTTGTGCTTGATAAAACTTTGAATAATCAACTgaaagtttggaaaaaaaatatcattatcatTAGAAACGAAAGATTaacagttaaaaatatattagaaaaaatatcattatcattatcaaataaaataatataatatataataatgagTAACAGTTAGTAGTAGTTGGTGGCAAagcttttgtttatttctatATAACTTAATAATAATGGTGACAACATCCCAAAGATGCTGGGAATGgagatgatatttttttctgttataaagaaatgaaaatagactTTTTTGGTATATCAAAATCAGTCGAGAAGTAGTGGTGACAAGATCTAT is drawn from Camelina sativa cultivar DH55 chromosome 8, Cs, whole genome shotgun sequence and contains these coding sequences:
- the LOC104706821 gene encoding uncharacterized protein At4g26485-like, with amino-acid sequence MDNQESKKLRQYNNKQILLVGEGDFSFSLSLAKAFGSATNITATSLDTREELGRNYNNGKANVDELERLGCAVVRGVNAHSMSSDCRLGRYDIIIFHFICAGKHHEVLRSFMESAREMVKDENGEIHVTHKTIYPFDEGGIKALAKETGLRLIKQIQFSKWGFQGYSDPIRSGSNRDYRSPIGSTVTFMFKK